The following is a genomic window from Deltaproteobacteria bacterium.
ACGGCAGTGTTCGGGCGATCCAGCACCAACAGGCCGTTCTGCACACCGAGGGTTTGTAGGATTTTGACCAGTGGCTTCGTCTTCGGCGCCGTCACGCCCCAATCATCGATGACGACGAGTTTGCCTTCCCGCAATTTGAGCGTCAGCGCCTGCGACAACGCAGCACGCCGTTGTTGCTGCGGCATCGCATATTCCCAATGGCGCGGTCGCGGGCCGAAGGTCTGACCGCCGGTCACAAAGAGCGGGCTCCGCGTGGAACCGTGACGCGCGCGACCGGTGCCCTTTTGTTTGTACGGTTTTTTCCCACCGCCACGCACTTCGGCGCGGGTCTTGGTAGAGACAGTGCCTTGTCGCGCATTGGTCCGCGCCGCTTGCACCGCCTCGTGCAACAAGCCGGTGCATACCTTCGACTCGGCCATAAACGCGGGGATCGGGAGCTCCCCGACTTGCTGCTTTTCCACTGAATACACCGTCACCGTCGACATAGGTCTCTCACTTTTTATACTGACGAACTCACGCCCGTCAGCACTTACGCACTCGCCGCACCCTTGATCGATTCAAGGACCTTGGCCTCAAAGGACAGCGCCCGATTCGTAATACGGAGCATCCCATTCCGCCCGCCAGGCACCCCGCCTTTGACCAACAGGACATTCGCCGTTGGGTCGATATCAATGACTTCTAAATTGCGGATCGTC
Proteins encoded in this region:
- the rplD gene encoding 50S ribosomal protein L4; this encodes MSTVTVYSVEKQQVGELPIPAFMAESKVCTGLLHEAVQAARTNARQGTVSTKTRAEVRGGGKKPYKQKGTGRARHGSTRSPLFVTGGQTFGPRPRHWEYAMPQQQRRAALSQALTLKLREGKLVVIDDWGVTAPKTKPLVKILQTLGVQNGLLVLDRPNTAVSRSARNIPGIGIREARCLNTAIILQHDYLVFTKAAFEQLQGYAA